The proteins below are encoded in one region of Rhizobacter sp.:
- a CDS encoding TetR/AcrR family transcriptional regulator, with product MAPPPKKPRRTAERILEVTLELFNRFGEPNVSTTLISAELNISPGNLYYHYPAKDELINALFGRYEEALTQLLHAADDVRNVEDAWLFFHMLFELIWRYRFLYRDLNDLLSKNRKLETHFQAVLKNKTHAVKAVLDGLSRGNAIKLDSRAADPTATAMVVVLTYWLSYEYVRDPRHALEPDSAGPALLRGAFHVLSLLMPYLEPGQREHLLGLVGPYQKP from the coding sequence ATGGCCCCACCCCCGAAGAAACCGCGGCGCACCGCCGAGCGCATCCTCGAAGTGACGCTGGAGCTGTTCAACCGCTTCGGCGAGCCCAACGTCTCCACCACGCTCATCTCGGCCGAGCTGAACATCAGCCCCGGTAACCTCTACTACCACTACCCCGCCAAAGACGAGCTGATCAACGCGCTCTTCGGCCGCTACGAAGAAGCGCTCACGCAGCTGCTGCACGCCGCCGACGACGTGCGCAACGTGGAAGACGCCTGGCTCTTCTTCCACATGCTCTTCGAGTTGATCTGGCGCTACCGCTTTCTCTACCGCGACCTCAACGATCTCCTGAGCAAGAACCGCAAGCTGGAAACGCATTTCCAGGCGGTGCTCAAGAACAAGACCCACGCCGTGAAGGCCGTGCTCGACGGCCTCTCGCGCGGCAACGCCATCAAGCTCGACAGCCGCGCCGCCGACCCCACCGCCACCGCGATGGTGGTCGTGCTCACCTACTGGCTCTCTTACGAGTACGTGCGTGACCCGCGCCACGCGCTCGAACCCGACAGCGCCGGCCCCGCGCTCCTGCGCGGCGCCTTCCACGTGCTCAGCCTCTTGATGCCTTACCTCGAACCCGGCCAGCGCGAGCACCTGCTCGGCCTGGTGGGCCCTTATCAAAAGCCCTGA
- a CDS encoding DUF2325 domain-containing protein gives MCQTPDPGLDALVLQAAAATGATVLSLPAGAAKTGSRRRRLWELDAHAHCPVIGVCLPLPALRRIVGKVLSGVALADDYELHCGVIAECRRRTPMAEAVQRELDRRCLLALRQAALAKTTEGLAAWWQAASAGQDLAGAFWATLTHPRCTPELEHRVLGDVHMLQHQVGVARRVDLKHFEEVMHENGVLGRELAAAQQRNTRQADEHRQRHDAQQSQIVQLRAQLIGRDTLIASLRHDLQTLEDAVPGLKTRQALVQDNERLLRRLHDTERSLMQAQHELERARARADELTLALQRLPQAETPATPAAWPDPTALADRAVLCVGGRPASVPVYRHLVERTGGRFLHHDGGEEDNPAQLDATLAAADLVICQTGCISHDAYWRVKDHCKRTGKRCVFVETPSTAGLKRALRSLVPVVESPPA, from the coding sequence ATGTGCCAGACCCCCGACCCGGGCCTCGACGCCCTGGTGCTGCAGGCCGCTGCCGCCACCGGCGCCACCGTGCTGTCCTTGCCCGCGGGCGCCGCCAAGACCGGCTCGCGCCGTCGCCGCCTGTGGGAGCTCGACGCCCACGCGCACTGCCCCGTCATCGGCGTGTGCCTGCCGCTGCCGGCGCTGCGCCGCATCGTCGGCAAGGTGCTCTCAGGCGTTGCCCTCGCCGACGACTACGAGCTGCATTGCGGCGTGATCGCCGAATGCCGCCGCCGCACGCCGATGGCCGAAGCGGTGCAACGCGAGCTCGACCGCCGCTGCCTGCTCGCGCTGCGCCAGGCCGCGCTTGCCAAGACCACCGAAGGCCTCGCCGCCTGGTGGCAGGCCGCCTCGGCCGGGCAAGACCTGGCCGGCGCCTTCTGGGCCACGCTCACCCACCCGCGCTGCACGCCCGAACTCGAACACCGCGTGCTCGGCGACGTGCACATGCTCCAGCACCAGGTCGGCGTGGCGCGCCGGGTCGACCTGAAGCATTTCGAAGAAGTGATGCACGAGAACGGCGTGCTCGGCCGGGAACTCGCCGCCGCGCAGCAACGCAACACGCGCCAGGCCGACGAGCACCGCCAGCGCCATGACGCGCAGCAGTCGCAGATCGTGCAGCTGCGCGCGCAGCTCATCGGCCGCGACACGCTGATCGCCTCGCTGCGCCACGACCTGCAGACGCTCGAAGACGCCGTGCCCGGCCTCAAGACTCGGCAGGCGCTGGTGCAGGACAACGAGCGCCTGCTGCGCCGCCTGCACGACACCGAGCGCTCGCTGATGCAGGCCCAGCACGAGCTCGAGCGCGCCCGTGCCCGCGCCGATGAACTCACGCTCGCGCTGCAACGCCTGCCGCAGGCCGAAACGCCGGCCACACCCGCCGCGTGGCCCGACCCGACCGCGCTCGCCGACCGCGCCGTGCTGTGCGTCGGCGGCCGCCCCGCGAGCGTGCCCGTCTATCGCCACCTGGTCGAGCGCACCGGCGGCCGCTTCCTGCACCACGACGGCGGCGAAGAAGACAACCCCGCCCAGCTCGACGCCACGCTCGCCGCCGCCGACCTCGTGATCTGCCAGACCGGCTGCATCAGCCACGACGCGTACTGGCGCGTGAAGGACCACTGCAAGCGCACCGGCAAACGCTGCGTCTTCGTCGAGACGCCGAGCACGGCCGGCCTCAAGCGTGCGCTGCGCTCGCTGGTGCCGGTGGTCGAGTCGCCACCCGCCTGA